In a single window of the uncultured Dysgonomonas sp. genome:
- a CDS encoding LexA family transcriptional regulator, whose protein sequence is MNDNWDRLVKVIESTNLSINKFATSIGLKRSENLYRIKKGKNSISKDLAEQITTKYCSISKAWLLTGEGTMYINESGDKKGSSSKKKIPFYDSIIMDSDEQTEITLPEPLYYIEVPSLANCDLAALFVGESMKPEIPSGSIVALKEINLHLILPGEMYLIVTDKYTTIKYIRIVNENNSLLRLIPRNTEHYDEMLLDKSFIRRLFLVKGVISTKVL, encoded by the coding sequence ATGAACGACAACTGGGATAGACTTGTAAAAGTTATAGAATCAACGAATCTCTCTATCAATAAATTTGCAACATCAATAGGGCTAAAAAGGTCTGAAAACTTGTATCGGATAAAAAAAGGCAAGAATTCAATAAGTAAAGATTTGGCAGAGCAGATTACAACTAAATATTGTAGTATAAGTAAAGCTTGGCTACTTACAGGAGAAGGTACAATGTATATCAATGAATCGGGAGATAAAAAAGGATCTTCATCCAAAAAGAAGATACCTTTCTATGATTCTATAATAATGGACTCGGATGAGCAAACCGAAATTACTCTTCCTGAGCCTCTATACTATATTGAGGTACCATCATTAGCTAACTGCGACCTGGCGGCACTCTTTGTAGGAGAATCGATGAAACCGGAGATACCATCGGGGTCAATAGTTGCATTAAAAGAAATAAATCTACATCTGATTCTCCCGGGAGAAATGTATCTGATCGTAACTGACAAATATACAACAATCAAATATATAAGAATTGTAAATGAGAACAATTCTTTATTGCGGCTCATTCCTCGTAATACCGAACATTATGATGAGATGCTTCTGGATAAATCTTTTATCCGCCGCTTATTTTTAGTTAAAGGTGTAATTTCTACGAAAGTACTATAA
- a CDS encoding BT1926 family outer membrane beta-barrel protein codes for MKKILYLTMLLSFAFSAFAQNSSDVAPKKGDWMVSVNFGVGSYIGTDSPAPNNPAYSLSASTSAWFDKNPILDIEGRWFVSDKWALKLTGGFNFSHNPAYNEVTGTGSESGDIPTYNAVPSRDNIQFSVTVGADHYFKTKWDQLHLRVGGEFGYAYGRVSANAEDSEDYLGASVGEAYALKVAPVVGADYFMNSALFLGFDIRPVAYQYSTYSIRPQAGLGLLSSDSHSFSILSQPMIKLGIRF; via the coding sequence ATGAAAAAAATATTATATTTAACAATGCTCCTGTCCTTTGCTTTTTCGGCTTTTGCTCAAAACTCAAGTGACGTGGCTCCGAAAAAAGGCGACTGGATGGTTTCGGTCAACTTTGGGGTCGGGTCATATATCGGGACAGACTCTCCGGCTCCCAACAATCCGGCCTATTCATTATCGGCATCTACATCGGCTTGGTTCGATAAGAATCCGATATTGGATATAGAAGGCAGATGGTTTGTGTCGGATAAGTGGGCGCTAAAATTGACAGGAGGATTTAATTTCAGCCACAATCCGGCTTATAATGAGGTTACCGGCACTGGCTCAGAATCGGGCGATATTCCTACCTATAATGCTGTACCTAGCAGAGACAATATTCAATTCTCGGTAACAGTAGGTGCGGATCATTATTTCAAAACGAAATGGGATCAATTGCACCTGCGGGTAGGAGGTGAATTCGGTTACGCTTATGGCCGTGTTTCTGCAAATGCCGAAGATAGTGAAGACTATCTGGGTGCAAGTGTAGGTGAAGCTTATGCCTTGAAGGTGGCTCCGGTTGTAGGGGCGGACTATTTTATGAATTCTGCTTTATTCTTAGGATTCGATATTCGTCCGGTGGCTTATCAGTATTCGACTTACAGCATCCGTCCTCAAGCGGGATTGGGTTTGCTATCATCAGATAGTCACTCTTTTTCAATCTTATCACAACCAATGATAAAATTAGGAATCAGATTTTAA
- a CDS encoding glycosyltransferase family 1 protein has translation MFVVNGRYLTQKATGVHRYAFEICNKLHEMGVDFHVATPQEIHPDYKFSFKTVKYGSLKTHLWEQISLPRYLKSIGNPLLVSFTGCGPLSYDNQIMTIHDVSHERYPEWFSKNYYRFYHFMMPRIGKKAHAVLTVSEFSKNEIVDTLGIEAGKIHVIHSNVPFHNKPAREEILNYKPDPDSEKYIIAVSSMDPRKNFSRLVEAFDKIDDKSIKLYIIGMSFKAFNTPDLKKLIGENVHLPGYIPDDELQKMYQNAQLSVYPSLYEGFGLPPLESMTYGCPTICSDIPALREVSEDAALYVDPYDVKDMTSKINRLLRDQYLRDQLRLKGLEQITKYSWDKSAGQVYQLVQKYI, from the coding sequence ATGTTTGTAGTCAACGGGAGATACCTTACGCAAAAGGCAACAGGCGTTCATCGTTACGCATTTGAGATATGCAATAAGTTGCATGAAATGGGTGTGGATTTTCATGTAGCTACCCCTCAGGAAATACATCCCGATTATAAATTCAGCTTCAAAACGGTAAAGTACGGTTCGCTGAAGACTCATTTGTGGGAACAGATCTCGTTGCCCCGTTATCTGAAAAGTATAGGCAATCCGTTACTTGTCAGTTTTACAGGGTGTGGCCCTTTGTCCTATGATAATCAGATAATGACTATTCATGATGTATCACATGAGCGTTACCCTGAGTGGTTTTCGAAGAATTATTACCGATTTTATCATTTTATGATGCCCCGCATAGGCAAAAAAGCGCACGCGGTACTTACAGTGAGCGAATTTTCGAAAAATGAGATTGTAGATACATTAGGTATAGAGGCCGGTAAAATACATGTGATACATAGCAATGTACCGTTTCATAATAAACCTGCACGGGAAGAAATCTTGAATTATAAGCCCGATCCGGACAGCGAAAAATATATAATTGCAGTGTCATCTATGGATCCCCGTAAAAATTTCAGCCGTTTGGTAGAGGCATTCGATAAGATAGACGATAAATCTATAAAGCTATATATTATCGGTATGTCATTTAAGGCGTTCAATACTCCTGACCTGAAAAAGCTGATAGGAGAGAATGTGCATCTTCCGGGTTATATTCCTGACGATGAGTTACAGAAGATGTATCAGAACGCACAATTGTCGGTTTATCCTTCTCTGTACGAAGGCTTTGGGTTACCTCCCTTGGAATCTATGACCTACGGCTGCCCTACAATCTGCTCCGATATTCCCGCTTTGCGTGAGGTGAGTGAGGATGCCGCTTTGTATGTAGACCCTTATGATGTGAAAGATATGACATCAAAAATAAACCGATTGCTGAGAGATCAGTATTTAAGGGATCAACTTCGTCTTAAGGGACTGGAACAGATTACGAAATATTCATGGGATAAGTCTGCCGGGCAAGTTTATCAACTTGTGCAGAAATATATATAA
- a CDS encoding MBOAT family O-acyltransferase, which translates to MIFSTYIFTLVFLPVVLILYFGMSRYVSRKIQHLLLIFASLVFYGYNHISYVWLILISISVNYIMATGVQNSVKPLFRKACFVTGVLFNVCLLGYYKYYNFFLDNINTLFDTGFVLKQIILPLGISFFTFQQIAYLISVNKRQEKVPGVLDYVLFITFFPQLVAGPIVFSQDVMTQYQDDKNRFFNIDNFTQGLFIFIIGLFKKAVVADTLSIFSGNAFFDPNHLTFASAWLGSLAYTFQLFFDFSGYSDMAIGLGKMFNINLPVNFYSPYKSKSITEFWKRWHITLGRSLFVLIYIPLGGNRKGYARTCFNLFAVFFVSGLWHGAAWTFVLWGSLHGLVRVFEKIFGKQLDKIPDLIRIFFTFLFVSSALVLFRSWTVSDALIMLKTMYIPDVISFDGISHLAFNTTLAYPDIMQSIFVIGILLIVSYFVFLFPKNSIDLYNEFKPKPKIAILSAVLFSIAVIHFSKVGAFIYFNF; encoded by the coding sequence ATGATATTTTCCACATATATATTCACTCTTGTCTTTTTGCCGGTAGTATTGATTCTTTATTTCGGCATGTCGCGATATGTATCCCGGAAGATACAGCATTTACTTCTTATATTCGCATCATTAGTATTTTATGGGTATAACCATATTTCTTATGTATGGCTGATTCTTATTTCCATATCTGTCAACTACATAATGGCAACAGGGGTACAGAATTCCGTAAAACCTCTTTTTAGAAAAGCCTGTTTTGTTACCGGAGTTCTGTTTAATGTTTGTTTACTGGGATATTACAAATACTATAATTTCTTTCTGGATAATATCAATACCTTGTTTGATACTGGTTTTGTCCTCAAACAGATCATATTGCCACTAGGGATCAGCTTCTTTACCTTCCAGCAGATAGCATACCTTATAAGCGTGAATAAGAGACAGGAAAAAGTACCGGGAGTATTGGACTATGTTCTTTTTATAACCTTTTTTCCTCAGTTGGTAGCGGGGCCTATCGTCTTTTCTCAAGATGTGATGACTCAATATCAGGATGATAAAAATCGTTTCTTCAATATAGATAATTTTACTCAGGGCTTATTTATATTTATCATAGGTCTTTTCAAAAAGGCTGTTGTAGCCGATACGTTGAGTATTTTTTCGGGGAATGCTTTTTTTGATCCCAATCACCTGACTTTTGCCAGTGCATGGCTCGGTTCTTTGGCCTATACATTCCAGTTGTTCTTTGACTTTAGCGGCTATTCCGATATGGCAATAGGTTTGGGCAAAATGTTCAATATAAACCTGCCGGTGAACTTTTATTCACCATATAAGTCGAAAAGTATTACCGAATTTTGGAAACGATGGCATATAACACTTGGGCGATCCTTGTTTGTTCTTATTTATATTCCACTGGGAGGTAACAGGAAAGGGTATGCCCGTACCTGTTTCAACCTTTTTGCGGTGTTTTTCGTCAGCGGGCTCTGGCACGGGGCTGCATGGACGTTTGTACTATGGGGCTCGTTACACGGGCTTGTCCGTGTATTTGAGAAGATATTTGGCAAGCAACTGGATAAGATACCTGACTTGATAAGGATTTTCTTTACTTTCCTGTTTGTAAGTTCTGCATTGGTACTTTTCCGTTCGTGGACAGTGAGTGATGCTCTGATAATGCTGAAAACGATGTACATCCCCGATGTAATTTCATTTGACGGAATTTCACATCTGGCATTCAATACTACCTTGGCTTATCCGGATATTATGCAATCGATATTTGTAATTGGCATTCTTCTGATAGTGTCTTATTTTGTATTCCTGTTTCCGAAAAATAGTATCGATTTGTATAATGAGTTCAAACCGAAACCGAAAATCGCTATATTGTCAGCTGTTCTGTTTTCAATAGCTGTGATTCATTTTTCGAAGGTGGGAGCTTTTATCTATTTCAATTTTTAG
- a CDS encoding dehydrogenase, translated as MIVRSKAPFRLGLAGGGTDVSPYSDLYGGCILNATISLYAYANIEPRTDNKIVFRIPQNNEEYVFDASLELPILNDKADLMKGIYNRVVKDFIHKPLSFTLTCALEVPFGSGLGTSSTLAVAILGAYAEWLTLPLGEYDLAYLAYLIERADLKQAGGKQDQYAAAFGGFNFMEFYSDDKVIVNPLRIRNETINELSNNMLLYYTNTGRNSGDIIEKQQKNVKEQKAKSIEAMHQIKNQAYEIKEAVLKNNLDEIGHILHRGWTYKKEMADGISTPLFEEIYNTAIKAGSSGGKISGAGGGGYVFFYCPGNTRFAVSKALESLGGRVQQYSFTKKGLETWHTK; from the coding sequence ATGATTGTAAGAAGTAAGGCGCCTTTCAGATTAGGATTAGCAGGCGGGGGAACGGATGTTTCTCCATATTCGGATCTGTATGGGGGCTGCATACTCAATGCTACTATTAGTCTCTATGCATACGCTAATATAGAGCCTCGTACCGATAATAAGATTGTATTTCGTATACCTCAGAATAATGAGGAATATGTGTTTGATGCATCTTTGGAACTTCCCATATTGAATGACAAAGCGGATCTCATGAAAGGTATTTACAACAGGGTAGTGAAAGATTTTATACACAAACCATTATCTTTTACTCTTACTTGTGCTTTGGAGGTTCCTTTTGGATCGGGGTTGGGAACATCTTCAACATTAGCCGTTGCCATATTAGGGGCATATGCAGAATGGCTTACATTGCCTTTGGGTGAATACGATCTGGCGTATCTGGCTTATCTTATCGAACGTGCCGACCTGAAACAAGCCGGAGGAAAGCAGGACCAGTATGCGGCCGCATTCGGAGGATTCAACTTTATGGAGTTTTACTCTGATGATAAAGTTATTGTAAATCCGTTGCGGATACGTAACGAGACAATAAATGAATTGTCAAATAATATGTTGCTTTATTATACCAACACAGGCCGTAATTCGGGCGATATAATAGAGAAACAGCAAAAGAATGTAAAAGAACAAAAGGCAAAGTCGATAGAGGCGATGCATCAGATAAAGAATCAGGCATATGAGATAAAAGAGGCCGTTCTTAAAAATAACCTTGACGAAATAGGACATATCCTGCATCGTGGATGGACATATAAGAAGGAAATGGCAGACGGTATATCGACCCCATTGTTTGAAGAGATATATAACACGGCTATAAAAGCAGGCTCATCGGGTGGAAAGATATCCGGTGCGGGCGGAGGTGGTTATGTCTTTTTTTATTGTCCTGGCAATACCCGGTTTGCAGTCTCCAAAGCTTTGGAAAGCCTTGGGGGGAGAGTACAGCAGTATTCCTTTACTAAAAAAGGATTGGAAACCTGGCACACAAAATAA
- a CDS encoding HAD-IIIA family hydrolase, which translates to MDNLKEYKYLFLDRDGVINVERPGDYVKNTSEFVFEKDSLKAIALLSQAFDYIFVVTNQRGVGRNVMSLSDLEHVHSDMLHEIEKCGGSITRIYFCTDLDSAAINRKPNVGMAFQIQRDYPVVDFAQSIMVGNSKSDIEFGNKLGMLTVLVGDKYKKEHKIYETVNAYYENLYKFAVDFTK; encoded by the coding sequence ATGGATAATTTGAAGGAATATAAATACCTTTTCTTAGACAGAGATGGTGTAATCAATGTGGAACGTCCCGGTGATTATGTAAAAAATACATCTGAGTTTGTCTTCGAAAAAGATTCATTAAAGGCAATAGCACTGTTATCTCAGGCTTTTGATTATATATTTGTTGTAACAAACCAAAGAGGAGTAGGGCGAAATGTAATGTCCCTGTCCGATCTGGAACATGTACACAGTGATATGTTACATGAGATAGAAAAATGCGGAGGCAGTATTACCCGTATATACTTTTGTACCGATTTGGATTCTGCGGCTATAAACCGAAAACCGAATGTAGGTATGGCTTTCCAGATTCAGCGGGATTATCCTGTAGTTGACTTTGCCCAATCGATAATGGTGGGTAACAGCAAATCTGATATTGAGTTTGGTAATAAGCTGGGGATGTTAACTGTATTGGTAGGTGATAAATATAAAAAAGAACATAAAATATATGAGACTGTAAATGCTTATTACGAAAATCTGTATAAGTTTGCAGTTGATTTTACAAAATAA